In Parasteatoda tepidariorum isolate YZ-2023 chromosome 2, CAS_Ptep_4.0, whole genome shotgun sequence, one DNA window encodes the following:
- the LOC107455954 gene encoding sn-1-specific diacylglycerol lipase ABHD11 isoform X1 — MDSKMTNYTPVKIAYKEFEPSGGSNDKLAPIIFLHGITSSKESWNIIPQIIADKTKRKTYACDARNHGESEYTEHFNYDLNVDDLFQFMNTLNIERAVLVGHSMGSFTSTNAALRKPERVEMIFSEDTYLKKPPKETRDFVIRFTSDFSDAVKSVPKDLSEKEAVAKAVETLNKINKEIRTYVPEESLKSSNYVLKRRSGGGYDVTFNKDSIIRAFEDPDTFMTSPSGQFNGHAYFIYGRDSPIRVRSEEEHIKNHFPKAEFIEFEGGSHNLHLEYLDKFVKTILDHL; from the exons ttacaCGCCAGTAAAAATTGCTTACAAAGAGTTTGAGCCTTCAGGAGGAAGCAATGACAAGTTAGCACCAATCATTTTTCTGCATGGTATCACTTCTTCAAAAGAATCATGGAACATTATACCACAGATCATAGCTGACAAAACTAAAAGGAAA aCTTACGCCTGTGATGCAAGAAACCATGGAGAAAGTGAATATACTGAACATTTCAATTACGACTTAAACGTTGATGatctatttcaatttatgaataCATTGAACATTGAAAGAGCCGTTTTAGTTGGTCACAGTATGGGAAGTTTCACCTCCACAAATGCTGCGCTTAGAAAG cctGAAAGAGTAGAAATGATATTTTCGGAGGACACGTACTTAAAGAAACCTCCAAAAGAAACAAGAGATTTTGTTATACGCTTCACATCAGATTTTAGTGATGCTGTAAAAAGTGTTCCAAAAGATTTAAGTGAAAAAGAAGCTGTTGCAAAAGCTGTGGAAACTTTAAACaagattaataaagaaatt aggACATATGTGCCAGAAGAATCTTTAAAGTCATCGAATTATGTCTTGAAGAGAAGATCAGGTGGAGGATATGACGTAACTTTCAATAAAGATTCAATAATTAGAGCATTTGAAGATCCAGATACATTCATGACCAGTCCTAGTGGGCAATTTAATGGCCATGCTTATTTCATATATGGGAGAGACTCGCCCATTCGTGT GAGATCTGAAGAAGAGCACATTAAGAATCATTTCCCGAAAGctgaatttattgaatttgaagGAGGCTCTCACAATCTTCACCTGGAATATCTGGATAAgtttgttaaaacaattttagacCACTTATAG
- the LOC107455954 gene encoding sn-1-specific diacylglycerol lipase ABHD11 isoform X2 — MDSKMTNYTPVKIAYKEFEPSGGSNDKLAPIIFLHGITSSKESWNIIPQIIADKTKRKTYACDARNHGESEYTEHFNYDLNVDDLFQFMNTLNIERAVLVGHSMGSFTSTNAALRKPERVEMIFSEDTYLKKPPKETRDFVIRFTSDFSDAVKSVPKDLSEKEAVAKAVETLNKINKEIRTYVPEESLKTSNYVLKRRSGGGYDVTFNKDSIIRAFEDPDTFMTSPSGQFNGHAYFIYGRDSPIRV, encoded by the exons ttacaCGCCAGTAAAAATTGCTTACAAAGAGTTTGAGCCTTCAGGAGGAAGCAATGACAAGTTAGCACCAATCATTTTTCTGCATGGTATCACTTCTTCAAAAGAATCATGGAACATTATACCACAGATCATAGCTGACAAAACTAAAAGGAAA aCTTACGCCTGTGATGCAAGAAACCATGGAGAAAGTGAATATACTGAACATTTCAATTACGACTTAAACGTTGATGatctatttcaatttatgaataCATTGAACATTGAAAGAGCCGTTTTAGTTGGTCACAGTATGGGAAGTTTCACCTCCACAAATGCTGCGCTTAGAAAG cctGAAAGAGTAGAAATGATATTTTCGGAGGACACGTACTTAAAGAAACCTCCAAAAGAAACAAGAGATTTTGTTATACGCTTCACATCAGATTTTAGTGATGCTGTAAAAAGTGTTCCAAAAGATTTAAGTGAAAAAGAAGCTGTTGCAAAAGCTGTGGAAACTTTAAACaagattaataaagaaatt aggACATATGTGCCAGAAGAATCTTTAAAGACATCGAATTATGTCTTGAAGAGAAGATCAGGTGGAGGATATGACGTAACTTTCAATAAAGATTCAATAATTAGAGCATTTGAAGATCCAGATACATTCATGACCAGTCCTAGTGGGCAATTTAATGGCCATGCTTATTTCATATATGGGAGAGACTCGCCCATTCGTGTGTAA